The Sphingobacterium bambusae genome includes a window with the following:
- a CDS encoding ABC transporter permease: MIKNYLKIAWRNLRKSKSFSIINILGLAIGMAGALLIALWLQNMLSMDRFHAKSDRLYIISNRDTYQGELQAWLNTPKIMGPTLKNDFPEIESFTRIDQGHEFLTTNKEKKLVSKVAFVDPGFFNMFSYELLRGDKVNPLADANSVVLTEKYAQALFGDEDPLGKSLEIESTHPVLVKAVIKDPSSVSSLQFDYLVSWDLAKKMGYVDENWSNNSTYTYVLLTEGTTLSHFNNNIRLFSQNHINVGDNDIKSTNELFAFPYKDTYLYDVSEQGNYTTGRIRLVHLFSWIGVFILLVACINFMNLSTARSERRAKEVGVRKVVGATRKSLILQFIIESVLISFCAAVLAVSLVVIALPFFNNLVEKNLTIALLSGYNWLFLTIFSLLTGIVAGSYPAFFLSSFKPLHTLKGKMMAYSKGLNIRSLLVIIQFSLAIILTISTIIVFQQIQHTKDRDRGYNVNGLVTTKFSGDLYKNYESLRQELLASNAVTSVSKNMSPVTSRYSNGWGFSWEGSAESDKRISFNRFSTDADAVKTLGFTLVDGRDINIYKYATDSNAMLLTETAVQKMRLENPIGQTIQGDGQNWTVVGVIKDFIVESPFDSPYPMVVFGPQSWFSNIHYRLNTDNNTSDNLKTIETIFNKFNTEYPFEFSFIDKSFEDKFKEAKSIGTISMLFAGLTIFISCLGLLALITYMAETRMKEIAVRKVLGASILQVTSLLSIDFIKLVLIAILIASPVAWWAMETWLQDYSYRIEIQWYYFILAGLTAVFISMVTISYQSIKAARANPVDSLRDE; this comes from the coding sequence ATGATAAAGAACTATTTAAAAATAGCTTGGCGCAATTTACGAAAGAGTAAATCATTCTCTATCATCAACATTTTAGGATTAGCCATCGGGATGGCTGGCGCATTGCTCATTGCACTTTGGCTGCAAAATATGCTTTCTATGGATCGCTTCCACGCAAAAAGTGATCGATTGTATATCATCAGTAACCGAGACACCTATCAAGGCGAGCTCCAAGCTTGGTTGAATACCCCAAAAATCATGGGACCAACGTTAAAGAATGACTTTCCAGAAATTGAAAGTTTTACGCGCATCGACCAAGGACACGAGTTTCTTACAACAAACAAGGAGAAGAAACTCGTTTCAAAAGTCGCTTTCGTGGATCCCGGCTTTTTTAACATGTTCAGCTACGAACTGCTTCGAGGCGATAAGGTCAACCCACTGGCAGATGCCAATTCCGTAGTCCTTACAGAAAAATATGCGCAGGCACTTTTCGGCGATGAAGATCCCCTAGGAAAATCGCTGGAAATAGAGTCGACACATCCTGTTTTAGTAAAGGCTGTAATAAAAGATCCCTCCAGCGTCAGCAGTCTGCAATTCGACTACCTCGTATCTTGGGATCTCGCAAAAAAAATGGGCTACGTTGATGAAAACTGGTCTAACAATTCCACGTACACCTATGTGTTGCTAACAGAAGGAACGACATTAAGTCATTTCAACAACAACATTCGCCTATTTAGTCAAAACCATATCAATGTAGGTGATAACGATATCAAATCCACAAATGAATTATTTGCATTCCCTTACAAAGACACCTATTTATATGACGTAAGCGAGCAAGGCAACTACACAACAGGCCGCATTCGACTCGTACATCTTTTTAGTTGGATTGGTGTATTCATCCTGCTCGTCGCTTGTATAAATTTCATGAACTTAAGCACCGCAAGATCCGAGCGAAGAGCAAAAGAGGTTGGGGTTCGAAAAGTTGTTGGAGCGACACGCAAAAGCTTGATCCTGCAGTTCATCATTGAAAGCGTATTAATCAGCTTTTGTGCTGCGGTACTTGCTGTCAGTTTGGTGGTTATCGCTCTTCCGTTTTTTAACAATCTCGTCGAGAAAAACCTCACCATCGCTCTCCTTTCTGGATATAATTGGTTGTTTTTAACCATCTTCAGCTTACTAACAGGAATCGTAGCCGGTAGCTATCCCGCATTCTTCCTGTCTTCTTTCAAGCCTCTTCATACCTTGAAGGGAAAAATGATGGCTTACAGCAAAGGGCTTAACATCAGGTCGCTCTTGGTAATCATTCAATTTAGCCTTGCCATTATCCTGACGATATCGACGATTATCGTCTTCCAGCAAATCCAGCATACCAAAGACAGAGACCGAGGCTATAACGTAAACGGACTCGTAACGACGAAGTTCTCTGGCGATTTATACAAAAACTACGAAAGTCTTCGCCAAGAACTACTGGCCAGCAATGCCGTAACCTCGGTATCTAAGAACATGTCTCCCGTCACTAGCCGCTACAGTAACGGATGGGGATTTAGTTGGGAGGGAAGCGCAGAAAGCGATAAAAGGATATCTTTCAATCGCTTTAGTACAGATGCCGACGCGGTAAAAACGCTAGGGTTTACCCTTGTTGACGGTCGGGATATTAATATATATAAGTATGCGACCGATAGTAATGCGATGTTGCTAACAGAAACTGCCGTCCAAAAGATGCGTTTAGAAAACCCCATCGGGCAGACTATTCAAGGAGATGGACAAAACTGGACAGTGGTTGGGGTGATCAAAGATTTTATCGTCGAGTCACCTTTTGACTCCCCCTATCCCATGGTTGTTTTTGGACCGCAGTCTTGGTTTTCGAATATACATTACCGCCTAAATACAGACAACAATACATCCGATAATCTAAAAACGATCGAGACGATTTTTAATAAATTTAATACAGAATACCCCTTCGAGTTCAGCTTTATTGATAAATCATTTGAAGACAAATTTAAGGAAGCGAAGTCTATCGGAACGATATCCATGCTCTTTGCCGGATTGACCATCTTCATCTCCTGTCTTGGGCTATTGGCATTGATCACCTATATGGCAGAAACGCGCATGAAAGAGATTGCCGTAAGAAAGGTGTTGGGGGCAAGTATCCTCCAAGTGACGTCGTTGCTATCGATCGATTTCATCAAACTGGTCCTTATTGCAATTCTCATCGCCTCACCGGTGGCCTGGTGGGCGATGGAAACCTGGCTACAAGACTATAGCTACCGGATAGAAATACAGTGGTACTATTTTATCCTAGCAGGGTTAACTGCCGTCTTCATCAGTATGGTTACCATCAGCTACCAGTCCATTAAAGCCGCAAGAGCCAATCCCGTGGATAGCCTGCGGGATGAGTAG
- a CDS encoding ABC transporter permease, with protein MVRNYLKTALRNLWKNKSYSFINILGLAVGLAAVFLIALWIQHQFRYDNFYSHQDDLYKVRLKTTGADNEIYVGDITSAPIAPYFTQEYPEVESAARMYWSSDALLAFKDKSVKSQGNEVDPSFLNIFNFPVLSGAGADALAGKHQIVLTKSLAKSLFGSEDPIDKVIVLDNNHPYTVTSVLDDLPSYTDFNFSYLIPLANTDTYGTNWRTNTYYTFVRLKSGTNVQTFNKKIEDLIAKNSKESARSQAFLYPMAKQYLYTRFEQGKAVGGKIDEVRLVAIIGVLILAIAAINFVNLSTARGQKRAKEVGVRKVIGASRSTLVKQFLLESVLLSTLAGLIALLLVCIMPPLFGSLLPFDVRFEAGNLIIWSTFVAFTVLTGVLAGLYPAFFLSGFAVSKTLKGGTLSKKAGFSFREVLVVLQFCIAIVLIISSIVIRTQIQHTQERNIGYEKAQLLEIPLEGEAPSHYQAIRSALLQNRSIASVARTGWSITIDGSSSGGNFSWQGATPEQTANTFFRLYRAEDNLVKTLGLNLIDGRDLDYIRLPADSASVLLNQAAIQAMGLKNPVGQSIKWGDDTYTVVGVIEDFIIGSPYEQVRPMLIYTSQHYMSNMLVKINAQAGVKNSLTTIENVLKKFNPAYPFDYKFVDQRFAEKFNDQQQTGQLTFIFSALAIAISCLGLLGLIAFIAETRIKEIGIRKVLGASVPGIVMMLSKDFVKLVLLALVIAAPIAWWAMNNWLADFTYRIDLAWWMFVWAGLAAVLITVLTVSGQALRAAMANPVDSLRSE; from the coding sequence ATGGTAAGGAATTATTTAAAAACGGCTTTGCGTAATTTGTGGAAAAACAAGAGTTATTCCTTTATTAATATTCTCGGCTTGGCCGTTGGCCTAGCTGCAGTATTCCTCATTGCGCTGTGGATACAGCATCAATTTCGGTATGACAATTTTTACAGTCATCAGGATGACCTGTATAAGGTACGCCTGAAGACTACCGGTGCTGATAACGAAATCTACGTGGGTGATATCACCTCGGCACCGATTGCGCCCTATTTCACGCAAGAATACCCCGAAGTAGAATCCGCGGCACGGATGTACTGGTCGTCGGATGCATTGCTGGCTTTTAAGGACAAATCTGTCAAATCTCAGGGAAATGAAGTCGATCCCTCTTTTTTGAACATCTTTAATTTTCCTGTTCTTAGCGGAGCGGGTGCAGATGCGTTAGCCGGGAAGCATCAGATCGTGCTAACCAAAAGCTTGGCTAAAAGTCTATTTGGCAGCGAAGACCCCATCGATAAAGTTATCGTACTGGACAATAATCACCCCTACACAGTTACCTCCGTACTCGACGATCTTCCCTCCTATACGGATTTTAATTTTTCGTACCTCATCCCCTTAGCCAACACAGATACCTATGGTACCAATTGGCGCACGAATACCTACTACACCTTTGTGCGGCTAAAAAGTGGTACAAATGTCCAAACCTTCAACAAAAAAATAGAAGACCTGATCGCCAAAAATTCGAAAGAATCTGCACGCAGTCAAGCTTTTCTATACCCCATGGCAAAACAATATTTGTACACCCGGTTTGAACAAGGAAAAGCTGTTGGCGGAAAGATTGACGAAGTACGCTTAGTAGCTATTATCGGTGTTCTGATCCTCGCCATAGCGGCCATCAACTTCGTCAACCTGAGTACCGCACGCGGACAGAAACGCGCAAAAGAGGTGGGCGTTAGAAAAGTAATTGGTGCCAGCAGATCCACTTTAGTCAAGCAGTTTCTCTTAGAATCGGTCTTGCTGTCTACCCTCGCTGGCCTTATTGCCCTCTTGCTGGTATGTATTATGCCGCCTCTCTTCGGATCGCTGCTGCCTTTTGATGTACGTTTTGAAGCAGGCAACCTCATCATTTGGTCGACATTCGTCGCTTTTACCGTATTAACAGGTGTGCTTGCCGGCCTGTATCCTGCTTTTTTCCTTTCTGGCTTTGCCGTAAGCAAGACACTAAAAGGCGGAACCCTATCGAAGAAAGCGGGCTTTAGCTTTCGGGAAGTACTGGTGGTGCTACAGTTTTGCATTGCGATTGTACTCATCATCTCGAGCATCGTTATTCGCACACAGATACAACATACGCAAGAACGGAATATCGGGTATGAAAAGGCGCAGCTCCTCGAAATTCCATTGGAAGGGGAAGCACCATCACATTATCAGGCCATACGGTCGGCTTTGTTGCAAAACCGATCGATAGCCTCCGTAGCGCGCACCGGTTGGTCTATCACAATCGATGGATCGTCTTCCGGTGGTAACTTTTCTTGGCAAGGAGCTACACCAGAACAAACTGCGAACACGTTTTTTAGATTGTATCGCGCCGAAGACAATCTCGTCAAGACACTCGGCTTAAACTTGATTGACGGTCGAGACCTCGATTATATCCGTCTTCCAGCTGATAGTGCCTCCGTATTACTTAACCAAGCCGCGATTCAAGCCATGGGGCTAAAAAATCCGGTAGGTCAGTCTATCAAATGGGGCGACGACACCTACACCGTGGTCGGCGTGATTGAAGATTTCATCATCGGTTCTCCTTATGAACAGGTTCGTCCGATGTTGATTTATACATCACAGCATTATATGTCTAACATGCTTGTTAAGATCAATGCGCAAGCTGGTGTAAAAAATAGTTTGACGACTATAGAAAACGTGTTGAAAAAGTTCAACCCGGCCTATCCATTCGACTACAAATTTGTGGATCAGCGGTTTGCCGAGAAGTTTAACGATCAACAGCAAACAGGGCAACTCACGTTCATATTTTCGGCCTTAGCCATTGCTATTTCTTGTTTGGGACTGTTGGGGCTTATCGCCTTTATTGCCGAGACAAGGATCAAAGAAATTGGTATACGGAAGGTTCTCGGAGCTTCGGTACCGGGTATTGTTATGATGCTATCTAAGGATTTTGTAAAGCTGGTGTTGCTCGCGCTTGTTATCGCTGCCCCAATTGCTTGGTGGGCAATGAACAATTGGCTGGCCGACTTCACCTATCGCATTGACCTGGCTTGGTGGATGTTTGTCTGGGCAGGACTTGCAGCGGTGCTGATTACCGTATTAACGGTCAGCGGACAGGCGCTTCGCGCAGCAATGGCCAATCCCGTAGATAGTTTGCGTAGTGAGTAG
- a CDS encoding ABC transporter permease, translating into MVRNFFKTAVRYTLKNKVITGINILSLAIGISATLVIFLLIQYDLNFDKKVTDRDRVYRLVSDGDFKNSGTLVPLVRMLETELTAIESVLPLYKIQNAKIKASSPGSKEQQVLTKQQGFVFTNSQYFAFYPHTWLAGSAAALDQQSMAVLTDKDLQRYFPNVSPAEAIGKTFVLGDSVTLEIAGVVKEMSYNSDFKFTSFVAVATIPLSASLKEQFNWDAWSNYSDAYQCLLKIKAGTSIENMEKELLGLLAKHKKIDIDGWKDKFKLQPLADVHFNTEFNYGAIKPDTLRNLLILALFLLSLGIINFVNLSTAQSIERAKEIGIRKTLGSSKRKLVLQFLTETCIVAFVATLLSIILLPILLQTFAGFIPKGLTWQNLPTGSIALFLFGQLIVVTLVAGFYPAWVLTGYAPVLALKNQLFKNSNLSRSSGIRKTLTVFQFVLAQVFLIAVIAVTKQIQFATHKDMGFRKEAIINFYIPGSYGNSDKGKLLKNKLKAMPEIKALSFGNQSPAFSGWMNTTINTGSEQDNKLVTLDSRTGDEHYLEVYNIPLVAGRNIELRDSITEAMINEKALPLLHLKSPQEALGLSLNNGELTVVGVMKDFDVASAHHEVRPLIYWGDNRGYVMHIALDQQHPENWKTAIDKISKEYSALFPEDAFEYQFLDETIAGFYMKEQQLSKLLRWAVSLSIVIAGLGLFGLAIFTANQRSKEIGIRKVLGATAAQIVVLLLKNLISLVAIACLIAFPIAWYLVNKWLQDFAYRTTINWWIFAVSAIGLLLVATAVLLSKTVLAARANPVDSLRDE; encoded by the coding sequence ATGGTAAGGAATTTTTTTAAAACAGCAGTCCGATACACCTTGAAAAACAAAGTGATTACGGGCATCAATATACTCAGCTTAGCAATTGGCATCAGCGCCACTTTGGTTATCTTTTTGCTGATCCAGTACGACTTGAACTTTGACAAGAAGGTCACCGACCGAGATCGCGTGTACCGTTTGGTGAGTGATGGCGATTTTAAGAATTCGGGCACCTTGGTTCCCTTGGTACGTATGCTAGAAACCGAACTGACAGCCATCGAGTCCGTGCTTCCGCTTTACAAGATACAGAACGCGAAAATAAAGGCCTCCTCTCCCGGCAGCAAAGAGCAGCAGGTGTTAACCAAACAGCAGGGCTTCGTCTTCACCAATAGCCAATACTTTGCATTCTATCCGCACACATGGCTGGCCGGATCGGCAGCAGCACTCGATCAGCAGAGCATGGCCGTACTGACCGACAAAGATCTGCAACGCTATTTCCCGAATGTGTCCCCCGCAGAAGCCATCGGCAAAACGTTTGTCTTGGGCGATTCTGTCACGCTGGAGATTGCTGGAGTTGTCAAGGAGATGTCCTACAACTCCGATTTCAAGTTCACCAGCTTTGTCGCTGTTGCAACAATACCGCTGTCCGCAAGCCTCAAAGAACAATTTAATTGGGACGCATGGAGCAATTACTCCGATGCCTACCAATGCCTGCTAAAGATCAAAGCGGGCACCTCCATCGAAAATATGGAAAAAGAGCTCCTCGGACTATTGGCCAAGCACAAAAAGATAGACATCGATGGTTGGAAAGACAAGTTCAAACTGCAGCCCCTTGCAGATGTACACTTCAACACGGAGTTCAACTACGGTGCCATCAAGCCGGATACCTTACGCAACCTGCTTATACTGGCGCTGTTCCTCCTTTCTCTAGGCATCATCAACTTTGTCAACCTTTCTACGGCCCAATCTATCGAACGGGCCAAAGAGATCGGTATTCGCAAAACCTTGGGCAGCTCCAAGCGAAAGCTCGTGCTACAGTTTCTCACCGAAACATGCATCGTGGCTTTCGTTGCGACCCTGCTATCCATTATTTTACTTCCCATCCTGCTACAAACCTTTGCCGGTTTTATCCCAAAAGGACTTACTTGGCAAAATTTGCCGACGGGCAGTATCGCGCTTTTCCTTTTCGGCCAGCTTATCGTTGTAACCTTAGTTGCCGGATTCTATCCTGCTTGGGTTCTTACGGGCTATGCTCCTGTATTGGCGCTCAAAAATCAGCTATTTAAAAACAGTAACCTTTCCAGAAGCAGCGGTATTCGCAAGACATTGACCGTATTCCAGTTTGTGCTGGCCCAAGTATTTCTTATCGCCGTCATTGCCGTCACCAAGCAGATACAGTTTGCTACACACAAAGACATGGGTTTTCGGAAGGAAGCCATTATCAACTTCTATATCCCGGGTTCGTACGGAAACTCGGACAAAGGAAAATTGCTAAAAAATAAGCTCAAGGCCATGCCCGAAATCAAGGCATTAAGCTTTGGTAACCAATCACCGGCCTTCTCCGGATGGATGAACACCACCATAAACACCGGCAGCGAACAGGACAACAAACTCGTGACCTTAGACTCTAGAACGGGCGACGAGCATTATCTCGAGGTGTACAATATTCCGCTCGTGGCAGGGCGCAACATCGAACTTCGTGACTCCATCACCGAGGCCATGATCAACGAAAAAGCACTCCCGTTGCTTCACCTGAAGTCGCCGCAAGAGGCCTTGGGACTATCCCTAAACAATGGCGAATTAACTGTCGTGGGCGTTATGAAGGATTTTGATGTGGCCTCTGCCCATCACGAAGTACGACCACTCATTTATTGGGGGGATAATAGAGGGTATGTTATGCATATTGCCCTAGATCAGCAACATCCCGAAAACTGGAAAACAGCCATCGATAAGATATCCAAGGAATACAGCGCACTGTTCCCTGAGGATGCCTTTGAATACCAGTTTCTCGACGAAACTATTGCAGGCTTCTACATGAAAGAACAGCAACTGTCCAAACTATTGCGATGGGCCGTGAGCTTGTCTATCGTCATTGCCGGTTTAGGCCTATTTGGTTTAGCCATATTCACGGCCAACCAGCGATCCAAAGAAATTGGTATACGTAAAGTATTGGGTGCTACAGCCGCACAAATTGTCGTCCTGCTGCTCAAAAACCTGATCTCCTTAGTGGCTATAGCCTGCCTGATTGCATTTCCGATCGCTTGGTATTTAGTCAACAAATGGTTGCAGGACTTTGCTTACCGAACGACAATCAACTGGTGGATATTTGCCGTATCGGCTATCGGCTTACTCCTTGTTGCAACAGCTGTACTCCTATCGAAAACGGTTCTTGCTGCACGTGCAAATCCAGTGGATAGCCTGCGGGATGAGTAG
- a CDS encoding ABC transporter permease, with amino-acid sequence MVRNYFKIAWRSLRKNKGFTAINILGLAIGMAAAMLIFLWISSEVNFDRFYPNTDRLYAVGTREPLDNEISVFFSTPKPLAPVIKDEFPEVTNSTRVSRINGFLFTVDTKKLTTRDAAFVDSTFLEMFGLPLLSGDPKTALIDPSSIVLSEDLARKLYGTTDVIGRNLALDRNEVLTVSGVIKPVPSNSRFASWEYLLPWTCMEKLGYADENWGNSSVLAFVELEPQADLPAVQQKMQKILQRHSADLRSESFLQPLSEKYLYSKFENGKAVGGRIEMVRVFTIIAGFILLIACINFMNLSTAQSERRAKEVGVRKVIGAQKHTLVAQFLTESFLLTILAGIFAILLLLLALPAFSQLVDRKLSIDFSSWKFWSLFGAFIVLTGLLAGSYPAFFLSSFRPIKVLKEKFQQIQGKISARKILVVFQFVIAIIMIISTLAIRQQIQHGQDRESGYQKDNLVYIPEKGDISKNIHLIKQALMEQQIAASVTRTMSPLTERWSGWNGFTWEGKDPKSMLQFNRQTADDKLVQTAGFTLVEGRDFDLNKFPTDSNAAILNESAIQIMGLKDPVGSYIMDGGSKFHIIGVIKDFIQESPFDPVMPLVFEGANGFGMQTMHIKFNPSLSTKEALERTEQVFKTFNPDYPFEYSFIDEEYAKKFDESQKTGKLASLFAGLTIFISCLGLFGLSAYMAENRIKEIGIRKVLGASVFSLTRLLSGEFLLLVSLACIIAFPIAFWMMDNYLTKFTYRIKIGPEIFITAAATALLITILTVSFQSIKAARANPVDSLRNE; translated from the coding sequence ATGGTAAGGAACTATTTTAAAATCGCTTGGAGAAGCCTTCGTAAGAACAAGGGCTTTACAGCCATCAACATATTGGGACTTGCCATCGGTATGGCTGCGGCTATGCTTATTTTCCTTTGGATTAGCAGTGAGGTAAACTTCGATCGGTTTTATCCGAATACAGATCGCTTATATGCTGTGGGTACGCGAGAGCCACTAGACAATGAAATATCAGTCTTTTTCTCGACGCCAAAACCATTAGCTCCGGTTATCAAAGATGAGTTTCCTGAAGTAACGAACAGCACCCGTGTGTCACGAATCAATGGATTCTTGTTTACCGTAGACACCAAGAAACTGACTACGCGCGATGCTGCCTTTGTCGATTCCACTTTCTTAGAAATGTTCGGACTGCCTCTTCTGTCTGGAGATCCGAAAACAGCGTTGATCGATCCGTCGAGTATCGTTCTATCAGAAGATCTGGCAAGAAAGCTCTATGGAACCACAGATGTCATCGGCAGAAATCTTGCTTTAGATCGCAATGAAGTTCTTACGGTCAGTGGGGTTATTAAACCTGTTCCAAGCAATAGCCGCTTTGCCTCTTGGGAGTACCTCCTTCCTTGGACCTGCATGGAAAAACTAGGCTACGCCGATGAAAATTGGGGCAATAGTTCGGTACTCGCTTTCGTCGAACTGGAGCCACAAGCGGATCTTCCCGCCGTGCAGCAAAAGATGCAAAAGATCCTACAACGGCATTCCGCAGATTTACGATCTGAAAGCTTTCTACAGCCTTTGTCAGAGAAGTATCTATACAGCAAATTCGAAAATGGAAAAGCTGTAGGCGGCCGCATAGAGATGGTGCGGGTATTTACCATCATCGCCGGATTTATCCTGCTGATTGCCTGCATAAATTTTATGAACCTAAGTACAGCGCAATCCGAAAGACGTGCTAAAGAGGTCGGTGTACGCAAAGTTATCGGCGCCCAAAAACACACACTTGTAGCGCAATTTCTGACAGAATCTTTTTTGCTGACAATTCTTGCTGGCATCTTTGCCATATTGTTGCTGCTGCTTGCTTTGCCGGCCTTCAGCCAACTGGTAGATAGAAAACTATCCATCGATTTTTCTTCTTGGAAATTTTGGTCGTTATTCGGTGCCTTTATTGTATTGACGGGATTGTTAGCAGGAAGTTATCCCGCTTTTTTTCTTTCTTCATTCCGCCCTATAAAAGTGTTGAAAGAGAAGTTCCAACAGATACAAGGCAAGATAAGCGCCCGAAAGATCTTGGTCGTGTTTCAGTTTGTGATAGCCATCATTATGATCATTAGCACCTTGGCTATCCGACAACAGATTCAACACGGGCAAGATCGCGAAAGCGGATACCAAAAGGATAATCTCGTATACATTCCCGAAAAAGGCGACATCTCCAAAAACATTCACCTTATCAAGCAGGCTTTGATGGAGCAGCAGATTGCCGCATCGGTCACGCGCACCATGTCGCCCCTCACCGAGCGTTGGAGTGGATGGAACGGTTTTACATGGGAGGGAAAAGATCCCAAGAGTATGCTGCAGTTTAACAGACAAACGGCAGATGACAAGCTGGTGCAAACCGCCGGCTTTACTTTAGTTGAGGGCCGTGACTTCGACCTCAACAAATTTCCGACAGATTCTAATGCGGCGATTTTAAATGAATCGGCTATACAGATCATGGGATTGAAAGATCCTGTAGGAAGCTATATTATGGATGGCGGTTCTAAGTTCCACATTATTGGCGTGATCAAAGATTTCATTCAAGAGTCTCCTTTTGATCCTGTCATGCCCTTAGTTTTCGAAGGAGCAAATGGATTTGGCATGCAGACCATGCACATCAAATTTAACCCTAGCTTGTCCACCAAAGAGGCGCTAGAAAGAACGGAGCAGGTCTTTAAAACATTCAACCCAGACTATCCTTTCGAGTACAGCTTTATTGATGAGGAATATGCTAAGAAATTTGATGAGTCTCAGAAAACAGGGAAGCTAGCCAGCTTATTTGCTGGGCTCACCATTTTTATTTCCTGTTTAGGGCTCTTCGGCCTTTCAGCCTATATGGCCGAAAATCGCATCAAGGAGATCGGTATCCGCAAAGTTTTAGGGGCTTCGGTGTTTTCACTGACGCGTTTGCTATCCGGAGAGTTTTTATTGCTCGTTAGCCTAGCCTGCATAATCGCCTTTCCAATTGCTTTTTGGATGATGGATAACTACCTGACAAAATTTACGTACCGCATTAAGATCGGTCCAGAGATATTTATTACGGCGGCTGCAACAGCGCTATTGATCACAATACTAACCGTTAGTTTTCAATCGATAAAAGCTGCACGCGCAAACCCGGTGGACAGCTTACGGAATGAGTAG